In Spirobacillus cienkowskii, a genomic segment contains:
- a CDS encoding NifU family protein, with product MKNIDQYNLIKNFIDEKISPGVLAHGGEVNIISLENNILTLELSGSCGSCSIQAYTSESISNYILEEFPDLDDVIVSD from the coding sequence ATGAAAAACATCGATCAATATAATTTAATTAAAAATTTTATAGATGAAAAAATATCTCCTGGTGTCTTGGCGCATGGTGGAGAAGTTAATATTATTAGTTTAGAAAATAATATCTTAACTTTAGAGCTTTCTGGCTCTTGTGGCAGTTGTTCTATTCAGGCGTATACGTCAGAATCTATTTCAAACTATATTTTAGAAGAGTTTCCTGATCTTGATGATGTCATTGTTTCTGATTAA
- the lpxC gene encoding UDP-3-O-acyl-N-acetylglucosamine deacetylase — MYNFQRTLKCSVSFTGVGVHSGNMITVEIRPAAANTGILFQRTDLPNKPYIKADPFAVFDTSLATRVGNLNAHVSTIEHLMAAFFGFGIDNAIVALNNSEMPILDGSSAPFLVLLNEAGIEELKEPKKVLIVEKTIEVVDSNNPLRFIRIEPSKQPLISYSIDYNNIESIGQQSVTLDYTATAFCKLFSFARTFGLKEEIDYLYSRGLAKGGSLQNAIVVSRTEGILNSHGLRHEKEFVKHKALDCIGDLHLIGMPILGHVIAHKAGHDLHNKLARALIENVAARKIFVPSVKDANRLQSVLSFPKSLGEIQVTLNGLAIG; from the coding sequence ATGTATAATTTCCAAAGAACGTTAAAATGCTCTGTTTCATTTACTGGCGTAGGCGTTCATTCTGGAAATATGATTACAGTCGAAATTCGTCCTGCCGCGGCAAATACAGGAATTCTGTTTCAGCGTACAGATTTGCCCAACAAACCTTACATTAAAGCAGATCCCTTTGCTGTATTTGATACAAGTCTTGCTACACGAGTTGGAAATTTAAATGCACATGTTTCTACCATTGAGCATTTGATGGCCGCATTTTTTGGTTTTGGTATTGATAATGCAATTGTGGCGTTAAACAACAGTGAAATGCCAATTCTTGATGGATCTTCAGCACCTTTTTTGGTGCTGTTAAATGAAGCTGGTATTGAAGAACTGAAAGAACCTAAAAAAGTTCTCATTGTTGAAAAAACAATAGAGGTTGTTGACTCCAATAATCCTTTAAGATTTATTCGCATAGAACCATCGAAGCAACCGCTAATATCTTACTCTATTGATTACAATAATATTGAAAGCATTGGGCAGCAGTCTGTAACATTAGATTATACTGCAACAGCGTTTTGCAAGCTTTTCTCTTTTGCAAGAACTTTTGGATTAAAAGAAGAAATTGACTACTTATATTCTCGAGGTTTGGCAAAAGGTGGTTCATTGCAAAATGCAATTGTTGTATCGCGTACTGAAGGTATTTTAAATTCTCATGGACTGCGTCACGAAAAAGAATTTGTCAAACATAAAGCTCTTGACTGTATTGGCGATCTCCATTTAATTGGTATGCCTATTTTGGGGCATGTTATAGCTCATAAAGCAGGACATGATCTTCATAATAAGTTGGCGCGTGCGCTCATCGAAAATGTTGCTGCAAGAAAAATTTTCGTGCCATCTGTTAAAGATGCAAATCGTTTGCAATCGGTGTTATCATTTCCAAAATCACTTGGAGAGATACAAGTCACATTAAATGGATTAGCAATCGGTTAA
- the cysS gene encoding cysteine--tRNA ligase → MSLAFFNTISGKKEKFIPLQHGKVKMYCCGVTPYGNTHIGHSRTFFSYDLLFRTLEDNELKVEWARNITDVDDKIIQKANKENLSCSEIVSRYVSEQDEMLALFNLQRPEFEPKVTENISQIIELIKKLIQKEYAYVTNSGVYYRVRKFTQYGKLSKNKIDDLKKGARIEIDEAKEDALDFALWKFAKPNEIFWPSPWGDGRPGWHIECSAMIHSIFGDNIDIHMGGRDLIFPHHEAEIAQSEAATGKPLATSWLHAGMVTLYGEKMSKSTNHFVAIKEFLAKYPSEVLRLVFLSVSYTHPLDFTFEMATENLKKLAKIYRFVSLMDSYANKVNNSDFYHEEIFSDLDNLIPKMRESLADDLNSAAALAVFFDFIKSVNVKLVAFEKSGKDLTLKDQEKLRSTWFEFKNWIKKAMGLLMEEPNDFFVNLSNYKLTSEISAAEIEQKLKERKLARANKDWARSDAIRDELLAQGIQIQDSPTGTKWTIVI, encoded by the coding sequence ATGTCATTGGCTTTTTTTAATACCATTAGCGGAAAAAAAGAAAAATTTATTCCGCTGCAACATGGTAAAGTAAAAATGTACTGCTGTGGTGTGACTCCTTATGGTAACACTCACATAGGTCATAGTAGAACATTCTTTTCTTATGATTTGCTTTTTAGAACGCTTGAAGATAATGAGTTAAAAGTAGAATGGGCTCGCAATATAACAGATGTTGATGATAAAATAATTCAAAAAGCAAACAAAGAAAATTTATCTTGTTCTGAAATTGTTTCTCGATATGTTTCAGAACAAGACGAAATGTTAGCGCTTTTTAACTTACAGCGTCCTGAGTTTGAGCCTAAAGTTACAGAAAATATTTCTCAAATAATTGAGTTAATAAAAAAATTAATTCAAAAAGAATATGCTTATGTAACAAATTCTGGAGTTTATTATAGAGTTCGTAAATTTACGCAATACGGAAAGTTAAGCAAAAATAAAATTGATGATCTCAAAAAGGGTGCTCGTATTGAAATTGATGAAGCAAAAGAAGATGCTCTTGATTTTGCATTATGGAAGTTTGCAAAACCAAATGAAATTTTTTGGCCATCACCATGGGGTGACGGACGTCCAGGATGGCATATTGAGTGTTCTGCAATGATTCATTCAATTTTTGGAGACAATATAGATATTCATATGGGTGGTAGAGATTTAATCTTTCCGCATCATGAAGCTGAAATTGCACAATCAGAAGCCGCAACAGGCAAACCACTTGCAACAAGTTGGTTGCACGCAGGAATGGTAACTTTATATGGCGAAAAAATGAGTAAAAGTACCAATCATTTTGTAGCAATTAAAGAGTTTCTTGCAAAATATCCATCTGAAGTTCTTCGCTTAGTGTTTCTTTCTGTTTCTTATACTCATCCACTAGATTTTACATTTGAAATGGCGACAGAAAATTTAAAAAAGCTTGCTAAGATTTACCGGTTTGTTTCTTTAATGGATTCTTATGCAAATAAAGTTAATAACAGTGACTTTTATCACGAAGAAATTTTTTCTGATTTAGATAATTTAATTCCTAAAATGCGTGAAAGCTTAGCTGATGATCTTAATAGCGCAGCGGCGTTAGCGGTGTTTTTTGATTTTATTAAGAGTGTCAATGTTAAATTAGTTGCATTTGAAAAATCTGGTAAAGATTTGACTTTAAAAGATCAAGAAAAGTTACGTTCAACATGGTTTGAATTTAAAAATTGGATAAAAAAAGCAATGGGTTTATTGATGGAAGAACCTAATGATTTTTTTGTTAATTTAAGTAATTATAAGCTTACTTCAGAAATATCAGCAGCAGAAATTGAACAAAAACTCAAAGAAAGAAAACTTGCTCGTGCAAATAAAGATTGGGCACGATCTGATGCTATTCGTGACGAATTATTGGCTCAAGGAATACAAATACAAGATTCTCCTACTGGTACAAAATGGACAATTGTTATTTAA
- a CDS encoding HD domain-containing protein codes for MVLSISRKGLSLIDKNTSKLVFNGKIRDSLHDTISFTELEKNIINSKEFQRLRRISQTAFTQYVFPGASHTRFEHSLGVMHIAGLMFNAIALNQRRLLSSLSHAAANAPQLILDNLKSNENERGSLLDTENALNWIENSAYICQCVRLAALLHDIGHAPYSHSGERFMISWHEFSRNLDNIKLPNWLKNSFTKKINSLKEKNINLLETKIKHEVYTLMIISKLFNSELGQLTKQMGQDICAILDLNVEPEKNSELAKSGLQSLLHEIVSGEIDADRMDYLLRDSRECGIIYGYFDLGRILDSLGFYYNSKNKKYHLALRRSGISAFEDYLRARWSMYQQVYFHKTVTATEAMFQNINKNNPEILLPIEVNEFILIDDHNFFSYIKNKFNNLLDSFYEKILVDLIYNRNLWKRVYEECIPKNSSRDIPSLCPAIVNFLESLNYPCELIENSTNLTNFSPKGRNSVSKNHLKIIIKDVYSLKYLEPIENHSVLINSTNEEIIIRRIYISQFNINKEPIITKEIQKLISDNIIHPDKG; via the coding sequence ATGGTACTTTCAATTTCAAGAAAGGGGCTTTCTTTAATTGACAAAAATACATCAAAACTTGTCTTTAATGGAAAAATTCGAGACTCATTGCACGATACCATTTCTTTTACAGAATTAGAAAAAAACATAATTAATTCTAAAGAATTTCAACGACTTAGGAGAATATCACAAACCGCCTTTACCCAATACGTTTTTCCAGGCGCTTCTCACACAAGATTTGAGCATTCTCTTGGTGTTATGCATATAGCCGGACTAATGTTCAACGCGATTGCACTAAATCAAAGACGTCTCCTAAGCTCTTTATCCCACGCTGCTGCAAATGCTCCCCAATTAATTTTAGACAATTTAAAATCGAACGAAAATGAACGCGGCTCACTCCTTGATACAGAAAATGCTTTAAATTGGATTGAAAACTCTGCTTACATTTGCCAGTGCGTTCGCTTAGCTGCCTTATTGCATGATATTGGGCATGCCCCTTATAGTCATTCTGGTGAGAGATTTATGATATCTTGGCATGAATTTTCTAGAAATTTAGACAATATAAAATTACCAAATTGGCTCAAAAACTCTTTCACAAAAAAAATTAATTCTCTTAAAGAAAAAAATATAAATTTATTAGAAACAAAAATAAAACATGAAGTATACACTTTAATGATTATTTCTAAATTATTTAATTCTGAATTAGGTCAATTAACTAAACAAATGGGTCAAGATATTTGTGCAATTTTAGATTTAAATGTTGAACCAGAAAAAAATAGTGAACTCGCAAAAAGCGGTTTACAAAGTTTGTTACATGAAATTGTAAGTGGCGAAATTGACGCAGATAGAATGGATTATCTACTAAGAGACTCAAGAGAATGCGGAATTATTTATGGTTATTTTGATTTAGGAAGAATTCTTGATTCTCTTGGTTTTTATTATAATTCTAAAAATAAAAAATATCATTTAGCACTTAGAAGAAGCGGAATTTCAGCATTTGAAGATTATTTACGTGCTAGATGGAGTATGTACCAACAAGTATATTTTCATAAAACAGTAACTGCTACTGAAGCAATGTTTCAAAATATTAACAAAAATAATCCTGAAATTTTGCTACCAATCGAAGTTAATGAATTTATTTTAATAGATGATCATAATTTTTTTTCTTATATAAAAAATAAATTTAATAATTTATTAGATTCTTTTTATGAAAAAATACTTGTTGATTTAATTTATAATCGAAACCTTTGGAAAAGAGTTTACGAAGAATGTATACCAAAAAATTCTTCAAGAGACATTCCTTCTTTATGTCCTGCTATAGTTAATTTTTTAGAATCATTAAACTATCCTTGCGAATTAATAGAAAACTCGACAAACTTAACAAATTTTTCTCCTAAAGGAAGAAATAGTGTTTCAAAAAATCATTTAAAAATTATTATTAAAGATGTATACTCGTTAAAGTATTTAGAACCAATAGAAAATCATAGTGTTTTAATTAATAGTACTAATGAAGAAATAATAATTAGAAGAATTTATATTTCTCAATTTAATATAAATAAAGAACCAATAATAACTAAAGAAATACAAAAATTAATCTCTGATAACATAATCCATCCTGATAAGGGTTAA
- a CDS encoding CarD family transcriptional regulator, producing the protein MSAEKFYDFIVGQKAVYPCHGVGTIENIEKCSIGGAQQDFYVLKIHSTGAKVMVPTRAAKTVGLRSVISLPDVEKVFQILKSPSKKSTATWNRRFRALNDKLNTGDLVEIAEVLRDLSSLSSDKELSFGEKKMLERARNMLVSEISVARGEEKSVIEHELNHILFAI; encoded by the coding sequence ATGAGTGCTGAAAAGTTCTACGATTTTATTGTGGGTCAAAAAGCAGTTTATCCTTGCCATGGTGTTGGAACTATAGAAAATATTGAGAAATGTAGCATTGGCGGTGCTCAACAAGATTTTTATGTGCTTAAAATTCATTCCACTGGCGCAAAAGTTATGGTTCCTACTCGAGCAGCTAAGACAGTTGGGCTTCGTTCTGTTATTTCGCTTCCAGATGTAGAAAAAGTATTTCAAATACTAAAATCTCCTTCTAAAAAATCAACAGCAACTTGGAATCGTCGATTTAGAGCATTAAATGATAAGCTCAATACAGGAGATTTGGTAGAAATTGCTGAAGTTCTTCGCGATTTATCTTCGCTAAGCTCAGATAAAGAGCTTTCTTTTGGCGAAAAGAAAATGCTTGAGCGGGCGCGGAATATGCTTGTTTCTGAGATTTCTGTTGCCAGAGGCGAAGAAAAAAGTGTGATTGAGCACGAACTCAATCATATTTTATTTGCTATTTAA
- a CDS encoding DUF819 family protein yields the protein MDNQVLLLVIFGTLFVCFEIEKKLAWITHVSSVCLVILVAMLLSQIKIIPSQSEVYDFFQGYAVLIGITLMVLNFKFKNILKLNYKILIVFLFGLVGSFVGGILAGYIGHFALGDTAFKLAAQFTASYIGGLENAAAMQKMYNIPETYFTAAFTIDNIITSLWVLASVWLGKSSQTITNTSDNTIQEFDSADISLVNISACLFMATLIIMLGKEMSNIIGFFHSIIWITLLAIIVGQIPIISQYCKPAYVLGATAFAFFFFSIGASVNFKALLALDKMVIIMPIIVISVHAIFIILAAKIFGVNKASTIISSQALIGGPGTAVAVAQAKHWREYFSTAIILGVFGYTLANFFGAFVFNILTHT from the coding sequence ATGGATAATCAAGTTTTATTGTTAGTGATATTTGGTACTCTATTTGTATGTTTTGAAATCGAAAAAAAATTAGCCTGGATTACTCATGTTAGCAGTGTTTGCTTGGTAATTTTAGTTGCCATGTTACTCAGCCAAATTAAAATTATCCCATCACAATCTGAAGTGTACGATTTTTTTCAGGGCTATGCAGTACTAATTGGTATTACCCTTATGGTTTTAAATTTTAAGTTTAAAAATATTTTAAAGCTTAATTATAAAATATTAATTGTATTTCTATTTGGGCTTGTTGGAAGCTTTGTTGGCGGTATTCTTGCGGGATACATTGGGCATTTCGCTCTTGGCGATACTGCTTTTAAACTTGCTGCACAATTTACCGCAAGCTACATTGGTGGTTTAGAAAACGCTGCTGCAATGCAGAAAATGTATAATATTCCAGAAACCTATTTCACCGCTGCATTTACAATAGATAATATTATTACAAGCCTTTGGGTCCTTGCTTCTGTGTGGCTCGGAAAAAGCTCTCAAACAATTACAAACACCTCAGATAACACAATTCAAGAATTTGATTCAGCAGATATTAGCTTAGTAAATATTTCTGCCTGTTTATTTATGGCAACTTTAATTATAATGCTTGGAAAAGAAATGTCAAACATAATTGGTTTCTTTCACTCTATTATTTGGATCACTTTACTTGCAATAATTGTAGGACAAATACCTATAATTAGCCAATATTGCAAACCAGCATACGTTTTAGGCGCAACAGCATTTGCCTTTTTCTTTTTTTCGATAGGAGCATCTGTAAACTTTAAAGCCTTATTAGCGCTTGATAAAATGGTCATCATAATGCCAATAATTGTAATATCTGTTCATGCAATATTTATAATTTTAGCTGCCAAAATTTTCGGTGTTAATAAAGCCTCTACCATCATTAGCTCTCAAGCCCTAATTGGCGGGCCTGGCACTGCAGTTGCTGTAGCTCAGGCAAAGCATTGGAGAGAGTATTTTTCTACCGCGATTATTTTAGGAGTTTTTGGCTACACATTAGCAAATTTTTTTGGTGCGTTTGTTTTTAATATTCTTACACATACTTAA
- a CDS encoding M14 family zinc carboxypeptidase produces the protein MVIAQLLGKIKPKMTIFIPAILITYQCYSISFWKDAKEEKSPTLENQFFPLSLLSISGIPLTAFQVFESLHRARSQKQIAELCQHIDIVYKKLMWGKSPCISIPWKYEFVSEHGRPLIYWEFYDPLRDAVTKKNITLILGGVHPDELTPIHFSFQFAFELYKNPLLYKGSHVIVAPLVNPDGFLNNPPKRTNANGVDLNRNFPTSTWNKFAYKNWFNSKRRDKRKFPGYFANSEQGTRFQADLIEKFNPDKVISIHAPLAFLDLDYEMPKFLKLGNLTEQQKRAKNLALLLSKSAGNYKIRDFGIYPGSLGNYAGNERVIPTITLEMSSSNPKLVDKFWYEFSPGLYKAIKYEFKKNQFAYSSLSNTFIDQ, from the coding sequence ATGGTTATTGCTCAACTTCTGGGCAAAATTAAACCTAAAATGACAATATTTATACCTGCAATATTAATAACTTATCAATGTTATTCGATTAGCTTTTGGAAAGATGCCAAAGAAGAAAAATCTCCAACTTTAGAAAATCAATTTTTCCCTCTCTCACTTTTAAGTATCAGCGGAATTCCATTAACTGCATTTCAAGTATTTGAGTCATTACATAGAGCGCGTTCGCAAAAACAAATTGCAGAACTTTGCCAACACATTGATATAGTTTATAAAAAACTAATGTGGGGCAAAAGCCCTTGTATTTCTATACCTTGGAAATATGAATTTGTCAGTGAGCATGGCAGACCATTAATATATTGGGAATTTTATGATCCACTTCGAGATGCAGTGACTAAAAAAAACATCACTTTAATTCTAGGAGGCGTACACCCTGACGAGCTCACACCGATCCATTTTTCATTCCAATTTGCATTCGAACTCTATAAAAACCCACTTTTATACAAAGGTTCTCATGTTATTGTTGCTCCATTAGTCAATCCAGATGGGTTTCTCAATAATCCTCCTAAAAGAACAAATGCAAATGGCGTTGATCTAAATCGTAATTTTCCAACCTCAACATGGAATAAATTTGCTTATAAAAATTGGTTTAATTCTAAAAGACGAGATAAAAGAAAGTTCCCTGGATATTTTGCCAACTCAGAACAAGGAACTCGATTTCAAGCTGATTTAATTGAAAAATTTAATCCTGATAAAGTCATTTCAATCCACGCACCGTTGGCATTTTTAGACTTAGATTACGAAATGCCAAAATTTTTAAAACTAGGAAACCTGACCGAACAACAAAAAAGAGCAAAAAATCTTGCACTATTATTATCTAAAAGTGCTGGAAATTATAAGATTAGAGATTTTGGAATTTACCCTGGAAGCCTAGGTAATTATGCAGGAAACGAACGAGTGATTCCAACTATCACTTTAGAAATGAGTAGTAGCAATCCCAAACTTGTAGATAAATTCTGGTATGAATTTTCACCAGGTTTATATAAAGCAATTAAATACGAGTTTAAAAAAAATCAATTTGCATACTCTTCTTTAAGTAATACCTTTATTGATCAATAA
- the dnaJ gene encoding molecular chaperone DnaJ, with the protein MTTKRNYYDILQVSKTASADEIKKAYRKLAVQYHPDRNPGDKAAEEKFKEAAEAYEVLIDSEKRQRFDQFGHAGVNGAGFGEPGFGNVDDVFEHFGSIFEDLFGVRGRKKRSANRARKGEDLRYDLKISFKESVLGTEKKLQIARKICCQSCNGSGAAKGTSPVICQTCHGQGQVGIQQGFFTYASTCIDCNGSGKKIETPCSGCKGSGYQVKSSNINVKIPGGIDTGMRLRVAGEGEEGLNGGPAGDLYVFIEVEADPQFRREEFDLIYNLKIGVAQAILGTEVLIDCFEEQPRKIEIPAGIQPGQRLVVQGAGIPKLEKYGRGKGDLVIEVTVEIPTKINKEAEEHLRAFAQKVGQHVKNNNGFFDKIFG; encoded by the coding sequence ATGACTACAAAACGCAATTATTACGATATATTACAAGTATCAAAAACAGCTTCAGCCGATGAAATAAAAAAAGCTTATCGTAAGCTTGCTGTGCAATACCATCCCGATCGCAATCCTGGAGATAAAGCCGCAGAAGAAAAATTTAAAGAAGCAGCTGAGGCTTATGAAGTTCTTATTGATTCTGAAAAAAGACAACGTTTTGATCAATTTGGTCATGCAGGAGTAAATGGTGCTGGTTTTGGTGAACCGGGCTTTGGAAACGTTGATGATGTTTTCGAGCATTTTGGTTCTATTTTTGAAGATCTTTTTGGTGTGAGGGGGCGCAAAAAAAGATCAGCAAACAGAGCGCGTAAGGGAGAAGATTTACGGTATGATTTAAAAATTTCTTTTAAAGAGTCTGTATTAGGAACAGAAAAAAAACTTCAAATTGCACGAAAAATTTGTTGTCAAAGCTGTAATGGATCAGGAGCTGCTAAAGGAACATCACCAGTTATTTGTCAGACATGTCACGGGCAAGGCCAAGTTGGCATTCAACAAGGCTTTTTTACGTATGCGTCAACATGTATTGACTGCAATGGCTCTGGTAAAAAAATTGAAACCCCTTGTTCTGGATGTAAAGGTTCAGGTTATCAAGTAAAATCATCAAATATTAATGTTAAAATACCTGGAGGCATTGACACCGGCATGCGCTTGCGCGTGGCGGGGGAAGGCGAAGAAGGGCTTAACGGAGGTCCTGCTGGAGATCTTTACGTATTTATTGAAGTCGAAGCGGATCCTCAGTTTAGACGCGAAGAATTTGATTTAATTTATAACTTAAAAATTGGTGTTGCACAGGCTATTTTAGGGACAGAAGTATTAATTGACTGTTTTGAAGAGCAGCCGCGTAAAATTGAAATTCCAGCTGGAATTCAGCCGGGACAGCGCTTGGTAGTTCAAGGTGCTGGGATACCTAAGCTCGAAAAATATGGTCGTGGTAAGGGAGATCTTGTTATTGAAGTGACTGTTGAAATTCCAACTAAAATAAATAAAGAAGCAGAAGAGCATCTCCGTGCATTTGCACAAAAAGTTGGGCAACATGTAAAAAATAACAACGGTTTTTTTGATAAAATATTTGGATAA
- the tgt gene encoding tRNA guanosine(34) transglycosylase Tgt: MGLKFEYIAKDKHSEARRTRLHTSHGIIETPVFMPVGTFGAVRTLDHIELENMGVQIILGNTYHLYLRPGPEILKELKGYHKFICWDKPILTDSGGFQIFSLPHQRIISEKGVTFKSYVDQSYKKMTPESTIAFQEIIGSDIMMALDVCVPSTSKYDACASAMERTHRWAKRCKLSKSKDENSLFGIVQGAVFENLRKESAETLINLDFDGYAIGGLAVGETDEERIHFTEFTAKLLPNNKPRYLMGVGTPHDLVRGVMSGVDMFDCIIPTNHARQGVAYTFIGKQKLRRTIYAKDTNPIDENCSCYVCNKFTRAYLHQLCKCEEPTGWKLISYHNTWFYEKLMQKMRKTIEEGTFSNFANDFLKNVKE; the protein is encoded by the coding sequence ATGGGTCTTAAATTTGAATACATTGCAAAAGATAAACATTCTGAAGCTCGCAGAACTCGATTACACACCTCTCATGGAATAATTGAAACACCAGTTTTTATGCCCGTTGGAACTTTTGGTGCCGTAAGAACGCTCGATCATATTGAGCTTGAAAATATGGGGGTTCAAATTATTTTAGGTAACACTTATCATCTTTATTTGAGACCAGGCCCAGAAATTCTTAAAGAATTAAAGGGATATCACAAGTTTATTTGTTGGGATAAGCCCATTCTCACAGATAGTGGAGGCTTTCAAATTTTTTCTTTACCGCATCAAAGAATCATAAGCGAAAAGGGCGTTACTTTTAAAAGTTATGTAGATCAAAGTTATAAAAAAATGACTCCAGAATCTACAATTGCATTTCAAGAAATTATTGGCTCAGATATTATGATGGCGCTTGATGTTTGCGTCCCTTCTACTAGCAAATATGATGCATGTGCCTCTGCTATGGAAAGAACTCATCGCTGGGCTAAAAGATGCAAATTATCAAAAAGTAAAGATGAAAACTCTCTATTTGGAATAGTACAAGGTGCTGTTTTTGAAAACCTTCGCAAAGAAAGCGCAGAGACACTAATAAACCTAGATTTTGATGGGTACGCTATTGGTGGTCTTGCTGTTGGCGAAACAGATGAAGAGCGCATTCATTTTACAGAATTTACGGCAAAGCTTTTACCCAATAATAAGCCTAGATACTTAATGGGTGTAGGCACCCCTCATGATCTTGTTAGGGGCGTTATGAGCGGGGTAGATATGTTTGACTGTATTATTCCTACCAACCATGCACGACAGGGAGTTGCTTACACTTTTATTGGTAAACAAAAACTTCGCAGAACAATTTATGCAAAAGACACCAACCCTATAGATGAAAACTGTAGTTGTTACGTTTGCAATAAATTTACAAGAGCATATTTACATCAGCTCTGTAAATGTGAAGAACCAACAGGATGGAAGCTCATTTCATATCATAATACTTGGTTTTATGAAAAACTCATGCAGAAAATGCGGAAAACAATAGAGGAAGGAACTTTTTCTAATTTTGCTAACGATTTTTTAAAAAATGTAAAAGAATAA
- a CDS encoding pyruvate, water dikinase regulatory protein — protein sequence MNELHENYVPTIYTVSDGTGETALSIVRAVQVQFESSEVCIERHNKIRSRELLEKILTSAQNKKATVVATVVDPDLRVFLISRSMQLGIKVVDILFPLLETLSEQLGYRPSAVPGLLRQLDESYFKRINAIEYTVRHDDGIISYDLNDADIILVGVSRTSKTPLSMYLGHKGYKVANIPLIPATELPQELLKVDQNKIIALIIDPTRLAEIRSARVESLGTSHGGDYTNLSKIFEELEWSREIFKKNKLWPVLDVTGKALEENAVEIEKIILNRFPQIFCDN from the coding sequence ATGAATGAACTTCATGAAAATTATGTGCCAACAATTTACACTGTTTCCGATGGCACAGGAGAAACAGCCTTGAGTATTGTTCGAGCAGTACAAGTTCAATTTGAAAGCTCTGAGGTTTGTATTGAAAGACATAATAAGATCAGATCAAGAGAACTACTCGAAAAAATTTTAACTTCTGCTCAAAATAAAAAAGCAACTGTTGTTGCAACTGTTGTTGATCCTGATTTGAGAGTTTTTCTCATTTCACGTTCAATGCAGCTTGGTATTAAAGTTGTTGATATACTTTTTCCACTTTTAGAAACTTTATCAGAACAGCTAGGATATAGACCAAGCGCAGTTCCTGGCTTACTGAGACAACTCGACGAAAGTTACTTTAAAAGAATTAATGCAATTGAGTATACAGTAAGACATGATGATGGGATAATATCTTACGATTTAAATGATGCTGATATAATTCTTGTAGGAGTTTCTCGTACCTCAAAAACACCACTATCCATGTATTTAGGTCATAAAGGTTATAAAGTTGCTAATATCCCTTTAATTCCTGCAACAGAATTGCCGCAAGAATTACTTAAAGTTGATCAAAATAAAATTATTGCTCTAATAATTGATCCAACTAGACTCGCAGAAATTCGTTCAGCAAGAGTAGAATCGCTTGGCACAAGTCATGGCGGAGACTACACAAACTTATCAAAAATATTTGAAGAACTTGAATGGAGTCGAGAAATTTTTAAAAAAAATAAACTATGGCCAGTTCTAGACGTAACAGGAAAAGCTCTAGAGGAAAATGCGGTTGAAATAGAAAAAATTATTTTAAATCGATTTCCACAAATTTTTTGTGACAATTAA
- a CDS encoding single-stranded DNA-binding protein: protein MSGINKVILVGRLGQEPELRSTPSGQQVCSLSIATSETWVKDGNKEEKTEWHRVVLWGRQAELAHKYLKKGRLVYIEGKLQTRSWQDQQGQKRYITEIVGNSMQFLESMNSGAQRDNSEIPAIHDNDAPYYTGPSGYDSPAQLLQALHLTIRHVRWMMTFHFNT, encoded by the coding sequence ATGTCAGGAATTAATAAAGTTATCCTTGTCGGTAGGTTAGGGCAGGAGCCTGAACTTCGTAGCACCCCAAGCGGCCAACAAGTCTGCAGCCTAAGTATCGCTACAAGTGAAACATGGGTTAAAGATGGCAACAAAGAAGAAAAAACCGAATGGCATCGTGTTGTATTATGGGGCAGACAAGCAGAACTGGCTCATAAATATCTAAAAAAAGGCAGATTGGTTTATATCGAAGGCAAATTGCAAACACGCTCCTGGCAAGATCAACAGGGGCAAAAACGATACATTACTGAAATTGTAGGAAATTCAATGCAATTTCTAGAAAGCATGAACTCAGGAGCACAGCGTGATAACTCAGAGATTCCTGCAATTCATGATAATGATGCCCCATATTACACTGGGCCAAGTGGCTATGATTCTCCGGCCCAACTTCTGCAAGCCCTACATTTAACAATTCGTCACGTCCGATGGATGATGACATTCCATTTTAACACTTAG